The following coding sequences lie in one Limibacillus sp. genomic window:
- a CDS encoding sugar ABC transporter permease yields the protein MRKTVNNRAWLFVLPVVALVAFNAILPLMTVVNYSLQESFGDNVFFWSGVQWYEQILNSDRFHDALLRQLAFTGIILAIEIPLGVAIALTMPRSGPWVSVCLVLMALPLLIPWNVVGAIWNIFALPDIGLLGWTLNAIGFDYNYTQQPLSAWATVVLMDVWHWTSLVVLLAYAGLISIPDAYYQAAKIDGAGSWAVFRYIQLPKMKRVLTIAVLLRFMDSFMIYTEPFVLTGGGPGNSTTYLSIDLVKMSLGQFDLGPSAAMSLIYFLIILLLSWVFYSVMMRNEEQ from the coding sequence ATGAGGAAGACAGTCAACAACAGGGCCTGGCTCTTCGTCCTGCCCGTCGTGGCGCTGGTCGCCTTCAACGCGATCCTGCCGCTGATGACCGTGGTCAATTACTCGCTGCAGGAATCCTTCGGCGACAACGTCTTCTTCTGGTCCGGGGTGCAGTGGTACGAGCAGATCCTGAACTCCGACCGCTTCCACGACGCGCTGCTGCGCCAGCTCGCCTTCACCGGCATCATTCTCGCCATCGAGATTCCGCTGGGGGTGGCCATCGCGCTGACCATGCCGAGAAGCGGCCCCTGGGTTTCGGTCTGCCTCGTGCTGATGGCCTTGCCGCTGCTGATTCCCTGGAACGTCGTGGGCGCGATCTGGAACATCTTCGCGCTCCCGGACATCGGGCTTCTGGGCTGGACCCTCAACGCCATCGGCTTCGACTACAACTACACCCAGCAGCCGCTCTCCGCCTGGGCGACGGTGGTCCTGATGGACGTCTGGCACTGGACCTCGCTGGTGGTGCTGCTGGCCTACGCCGGGCTGATCTCGATCCCCGACGCCTACTATCAGGCGGCCAAGATCGACGGTGCGGGAAGCTGGGCGGTCTTCCGCTACATCCAGTTGCCCAAGATGAAGCGCGTCCTGACCATCGCGGTGCTGCTGCGCTTCATGGACAGCTTCATGATCTACACCGAGCCCTTCGTCTTGACCGGCGGCGGCCCCGGTAACTCCACCACCTATCTCTCGATCGATCTGGTGAAGATGTCGCTGGGTCAGTTCGACCTGGGTCCGTCTGCGGCCATG